From the Balearica regulorum gibbericeps isolate bBalReg1 chromosome 4, bBalReg1.pri, whole genome shotgun sequence genome, one window contains:
- the LOC104633303 gene encoding estradiol 17-beta-dehydrogenase 11-like, translating to MNPFLDLLLFLATLIYSYLEAFVKLFVPVKRKSVSGELVLITGAGHGVGRATAFEFAKRQSRLVLWDINKHGVEDTAAECERLGATVQAFVVDCSKREEIYSAAEKVKKDIGDVSILVNNAGVITAADLLSTQDHQIERMFDVNILAHMWTTRAFLPTMMNNNHGHIVTVASAAGHFVISFMVAYCSSKFAAVGFHKALTEELSTLGKDGIKTTCLCPVFINTGFVKNPSTRLGKILEIEEVVDALMEGILTNQKMIFVPSNQRVALLLERLLPERALNVLKKLTNVKFDAVVGQRSTQ from the exons atgaatCCGTTTCTGGATCTTCTCTTGTTTCTGGCTACGCTCATCTACTCCTACTTAGAGGCTTTTGTGAAGCTTTTCGTCCCCGTGAAGAGAAAGTCTGTCAGTGGAGAGCTTGTCCTCATCACGGGTGCTGGCCACGGCGTAGGAAGAGCGACCGCCTTCGAGTTTGCCAAGCGTCAAAGCAGACTGGTCCTGTGGGACATCAACAAG CATGGTGTTGAGGACACAGCAGCAGAATGCGAAAGGCTGGGAGCCACTGTTCAAGCCTTCGTGGTGGACTGCAGCAAAAGGGAGGAAATCTacagcgctgcagagaag GTGAAAAAGGACATTGGGGATGTCTCCATCCTGGTGAATAACGCTGGTGTGATTACAGCTGCCGACCTGCTCTCGACTCAGGACCACCAGATTGAAAGAATGTTTGACGTCAACATTCTTGCTCACATGTGG ACCACAAGAGCTTTTCTGCCAACCATGATGAACAACAACCACGGTCACATTGTCACAGTGGCTTCAGCAGCAGGTCattttgtgatttctttcaTGGTGGCTTATTG TTCAAGCAAGTTTGCTGCGGTTGGATTTCATAAAGCTCTGACAGAGGAGCTGTCTACCCTGGGAAAGGATGGAATAAAAACTACATGTCTTTGTCCAGTTTTTATAAACACTGGATTTGTCAAAAACCCCAGTACAAG GCTTGGAAAGATTTTGGAGATTGAAGAAGTTGTAGATGCCTTGATGGAAGGAATACTGACCAACCAGAAAATGATTTTTGTTCCATCAAATCAACGCGTTGCTTTACTTCTTGAAAG GTTGCTTCCAGAACGTGCCCTGAATGTTCTGAAAAAGCTGACCAATGTCAAGTTTGATGCAGTTGTTGGGCAGAGAAGCActcagtga